A single region of the Salvelinus sp. IW2-2015 linkage group LG20, ASM291031v2, whole genome shotgun sequence genome encodes:
- the LOC111982023 gene encoding protein yippee-like 3 produces MVKLTKAKTFQAYLDSCHRRYSCVHCRAHLANHDDLISKSFQGSQGRAYLFNSVVNVGCGPAEERLLLTGLHAVADIYCESCHTTLGWKYEQAFELSQKYKEGKFIIELSHMIKDNGWD; encoded by the exons ATGGTGAAGCTGACAAAGGCTAAGACGTTCCAAGCGTACCTAGACTCSTGCCACCGCAGGTACAGCTGTGTTCACTGCCGAGCACACCTGGCCAACCATGATGACCTCATCTCCAAG TCTTTTCAGGGTAGCCAGGGTCGTGCCTACCTCTTCAACTCTGT GGTGAACGTGGGCTGTGGTCCTGCCGAGGAGAGGCTGCTACTKACCGGGCTCCACGCTGTGGCAGACATCTACTGTGAGAGCTGCCACACCACACTGGGCTGGAAATAC GAGCAGGCCTTTGAGTTGAGTCAGAAGTACAAGGAAGGGAAGTTCATCATTGAGCTGTCCCACATGATAAAGGACAACGGCTGGGACTGA